The nucleotide sequence ACGCGGACGACTTGGGTTCCGGGGCCTGATCGTGACCGATGCGGTAGAGGCAGGGGCGCTGGCGCAGTACGGAAGCACCGGCAATCGTGCGGTCACCGCCGTGGACGCCGGGGTCGATCTGTTGTGCTGCTCAGCCCGCGATGTCGCGCAAGGTGACGAGGCGGCGCAAGCGCTGGTGATGGCCGGCAAATAACAGGCGGGCGCGAGTCAGGCGCCGCCAATCCCGTTGAGAAGGAACCAGAACACGGCGAGACCGACAAAGGCCAGCCCGATTCCGGTCGAGGCTCCCACCAGGATCCGTTTCCCAGGTGACGCGCCATCGTGTGCCAGCGGCAACCAGAAGGCCACAAGCGCGCCCGCCGCCCCCATCACCACGAACTGAATTGGAATTATCCAGTTCTCAGTTCCCGGACCGTCGAGAAAGAACGCAGAAACGGGAAGGATGAAGATCCCGAGTATGAGGAGTATCAACACGGCGGGCAGTCGGCTCACGCACGCCAGAGTAGTCCGCTCATTGGGTTTTCTCGCTGCTGGTGCGCGGCCGCAGATTTCTGCCTAAACCGTGTCACAAACCCGACCCGGCCGGCGTCTCTATGTAAAGGCACGCAATTAGGAGGAGACATGGCCAGCACAACTCGGGTCCCCAAGGCAGAGATCACGGGGCTTTACGGGGCCGTAGTAAAGAAGTTCAGCAAGAGGATGTTCGGCAAAGTACCCGAGTCACTCGAAGTGGCGTGGAACCACAAGCAGGTGCTCAAGTTCAGCTTCGGGCTCGGCCAGAAATCGAGGAAATGGAACGAGTGCGATGAGAACCTGAAGTCGTTCGCGCACATGGCAGTCGCGTCCGTGGTCGGCTGCAGCTTCTGTCTCGACCTCGGGTACTTTATGGCGCACAATCAGTCGCTCGACGAAGTGAAGGCCCGCGAAGTGCCCCGCTGGCGAGAGTCCGAGGTGTTCACTCCGCTGGAGAGGGACGTGCTGCAATACGCCGAGGCAATGAGCCAGACCCCACCGACTGTCACCGACGAGTTGTCGGCGCGGCTGCTGCAGGCGCTCGGGACACCGGCACTGCTGGAACTCACCGCATTTATCGCGCTGGCTAATTTCTACTCCCGGAACAATGTTGCGCTTGGCATTGAAGCGGAAGGTCTGGCGGCTTCGTGCGGCCTCAAACCGCTCGCGCAGCCATCGGGAAAGGTAACGTCAGCGAGATGAGCGACGACGCGTTCGTCGCCCACCGCAGCCTGCTCTTCACGGTCGCGTACGAGATGCTCGGTTCTGCCGTCGACGCCGAAGACGTGGTGCAAGAGACCTGGTTGCGGTGGGCCCGGGCCGAACAATCGGCTGTGCGTGACCCGCGGGCTTACCTGGTTCAGGCGGTTACCCGGCAGGCACTCGACCGGCTGCGCAACCTCAGTCGGAAGCGTGAGACCTACGTTGGAGAGTGGCTACCCGAGCCGTTGCTGACCAGCCCCGATGTCGCTGAGGATGTCGAGTTGGCCGAAAGCGTTTCCATCGCCATGCTCACTGTGCTGGAGACACTCGCACCAGCGGAACGCGCCGTCTTCGTGCTGCGCGAAGTTTTTGATGTGCCGTACGAGGAGATCGCGGCGGCTCTCGGCAAAACCCAGGCATCCACACGGCAGATCGCCCACCGTGCGCGTGCGCACGTCGCCGCCCGTCGGCCACGGATGGATGTCACTAGCGCCGAACAACAGGCCGTGGTGGAAAAGTTCTGGGCCGCGAGCCGCAGCGCCGACCTGCAGGCGCTCCTCGATGTGCTCGCCCCAGACGTCGTATTCGTAGCCGACGGGGGTGGACTGGCGCCTGCCGTGCGACGACCGGTCACCGGCGCGACGCGTGTTGCGACGATGCTCACCAGATTCGCGGCCCTCGCACCTGACGCCAAGTTCGCATCAATATGGCTGAACGGCGCCCTTGGCCTGCGCGTGGAACACAATGGGCAGCTCGACACCACAATCAGCATCAGCGTTGAGAACGGTCGAATCACTCATATCTATGCGATCCGGAACCCGGACAAACTGGGTCGTCTCCAGGAGGTAACGCAGATCCGGCGGGACTACTGACGTGGCGCGGCTGGTGCCCAGAAAAGCTGAATAGTTCTCGCCGTAGAGGGTAGCTTAGCGGCATGGCGAAGTGGCTGTCCCCGCTCGACGCGATGTTCTTGTACATGGAAACGCCCGACTCGATGATGCATGTTGGTGGGCTGATCGAGATCGAGGTCACCAAAGGCACCGCTGGGGAGATGAGCAGGCAGATCCGCGACGAGCTCCAGGAAATGAGTTCCGCGCAGCCGCCCTGGAACCGCAAACTTGCCACCCCCCGGTTCCTGAAGAACCCGGCGCACCGGTGGGTCGTGGACACCGAATTCGACGCGATGTACCACCTGCGCCGCGCAGCGCTGCCCACTCCGGGCGGCGAACGCGAACTTGGTGTGCTGGTGTCGCGGCTGCACAGCCGTCCGCTCGATTTCCGTCGCCCACCGTGGGAGTGCTACATCATCGAGGGCCACGAGTCAGGCAACTTGATCATCTACACCAAGGTGCACCATTCGCTCGTCGACGGCTATACCGCCGTGAAGATGCTGATGCGTTCCTTCTCCACCACCCCCGACGGACCCGATGAACCGTTCTTCTTTCAGATCCCGCCCGAGCCCCGGCGCACCAAGCCTGTCAGCGATTCTTCAGACGAGAGCGCGCCAGCGGACCAGGGCTCCTTTGTCAGCGCCGTCGCGGGCCATTGGATGTCTGCCCGCGATATCGGCAAGGGCCTCGGCAGACTGGCGCGTTCCCGATTCCGCAAACACGATCCGATCATCACTGTGCTGCAGGCACCCCGCAGCATCCTCAACGGCCGGATTGGCCGCAACCGGCGCTTCGCCACCCAGCAATACGATTTTGCGCGTCTGCGGGCGATCGCCGACGCAGCCAACTGCACGCTGAATGATGTTGTCCTGGCAGTATGCGGTGGCGGGCTGCGTTCTTACCTGCAGAGCATCGATGCGCTCCCGGAAAAGTCCCTGGTCGCGTTCGTGCCTGTCAATATCCGGCCAAAGGACGATGACGGTGGCGGGAACATGGTCGGCGGGATGCTCGCCTCACTTGGCACCGATGCCGACAATGCCGAGGACCGACTGCGGGCCGTTGTCTCGTCGACCAGCGCGGCGAAGCGACAAATGGAGAACATGACCCGCGCCGCGATCATCGGCTACACAACCTACGTTGGTTCGCCCCTGATGATTCAGACTGGTCTTGCCAAGATGGGACTTGGCAGGGTCATCCCGCCCAGCTTCAACGTGGTCATTTCCAACGTGCCGGGTCCGGCGCAGCCACTCTACTTTCGGGGCAATCGGCTCACCTCGGTCTATCCAGTGTCGTTCCTGATGCATGGCGGACCACTGAACATCACGTGCGAGAGCTACGGCGAAACCCTCAACTTCGGCTTCGTCGGATGCCGAGACACTCTGCCGCGCCTGCAGCGGCTCGCGCTCGCCTGCGGAGAGTCTCTGGATGAGCTTGAAAAGGCCTACGTCACCCCGTAGCGCCGCATATGTTGACTGGAGCCGTCCCCGGTACTCGGATACCGAGCAACTAGTATCGCGACATGAACTGGTCGCAGGCCACCACGCCCGATGGGCAGACATTCGTCTACGACGACCGTGGCTCCGGTCCCCTGATCGTCCTGTGGCACGGATACCCGGACACCCCGAACGGCTGGACTTCGACGGCTGAAGCGCTTGCAGCTGCTGGGTACCGGGTCATCACCCCGTGGTTACGCGGCTACCACCCCGCGACGGTGCAACAAGGCCGTGACTACCGCCCGAGGACGCTCGCGCAGGAAACATCGCGGTTGCTCGATGCCTTGGGCGAGGAGGATGCCATTGTCGTCGGACATGATTTTGGCGCGTTGCTTACGTACGGTGCTGCGGCATACACACCGGAGCGCGTGCGTGCGATCGTGACTGTCGCCATTCCGCACGTGAGTCTGATGAAGCCGAGCCTGGGTCTTGCCTGGAGTGCCCGGCACTTCGCTGAACTTCGGCTCCCCTGGGCCCGACAGTGGGTGCAGCGCAAGGACTTCAAGTACATCAGCGACGAATACCGGCGCTGGGCGCCGAACTGGAATGGGGAATCCCGGGACCGCACACTCGCTGACACGAAAAAATGCTTCGCTGAACCCGGCAACCTCGACGGCGCACTCGCCTACTATCGCCAGTTCAACGGGCAGTTTGGACGCATCGGGCACACGATAGATAAGCGTGGCCTCGCAGTGGGTGGCACTGCGGACCTCATCCCGGCAGAAGCTGTCGAAGCGACACCCTCACGACTAAGGGAGGGCTCCACGGCGCTCATCATCGAAGGAGCGGGCCACTGGCCTCACCGTGAGAACGAGTCACAGTTCCAGGGCGCACTGCTCGAGTTCCTCGCGTCACTGGAGTGAATTGCCGCTGTCAAGGCGGGAGTCCTAGGTCAAGTACTGGAGGCGCTCATCTTTCCCGAGCTTCTCGATAGCGAGCCGCACCGCCGCCCGCGGCATCGACGCTGCGTGCCTGTCGAGAAATTGGTGCAGAGAACCACGATCCCGCTCCCCCGCATGCTTCAGGAAGATTCCAACTGCCTTGTGCGCGAAAGGATGTGGGTCCGCGGCAAGCAGTTCGGCGATCGCAAAACCAGCAGCAATGTCAGTATCGGATCCCGCGTGGACGAAGAACAGCGGTGCAGTGATGGCGGTGCGGCGATGAAGCGGGTCGTCAGCCCGTGCGAGGGCGTAAAGCGGCTCGACGTCCTTACCTGCTAGGTACCCGCCAACTACCCGGGGCGCAGCACGGTCAACCATGTCCCATGCAGTAATCCGGTCATGGTTGTCGAGGTAGCAGTCGTACAGAGCTTTCCGCTGTTCAGGTGTGATCGCACGGGCCCGGGCCTTGAAGTCGAGGATGCAGAAAGCGGCCATGCGAGGCTCATATGCAGGGTGCTCAAGCAGCCGCTGCACCTCGGCGAGCGGCAGTTCGGTGTGTGCTTTCGCGATGTCGAACAGGATGCGCATACGGACACCGAATGCCTCGTCATCCGGGCCGAGTCGCTTTCGGATGATCGTCAGTTCTGCGTCTGACTGGCTGGCCTGTAGTGCGGCGACGATATCCCGCGCAAGCATGGTTGTATTCAAGCACCTTCAAGCTCGCGCCGCTGCAACTAGAGACTGCGTCATTTCCGGGCATGGGACGAGCTGCAAAGTGCAACGATGGCAGCGTGACACCTGAC is from Hoyosella subflava DQS3-9A1 and encodes:
- a CDS encoding carboxymuconolactone decarboxylase family protein, with translation MASTTRVPKAEITGLYGAVVKKFSKRMFGKVPESLEVAWNHKQVLKFSFGLGQKSRKWNECDENLKSFAHMAVASVVGCSFCLDLGYFMAHNQSLDEVKAREVPRWRESEVFTPLERDVLQYAEAMSQTPPTVTDELSARLLQALGTPALLELTAFIALANFYSRNNVALGIEAEGLAASCGLKPLAQPSGKVTSAR
- a CDS encoding RNA polymerase sigma-70 factor; the protein is MSDDAFVAHRSLLFTVAYEMLGSAVDAEDVVQETWLRWARAEQSAVRDPRAYLVQAVTRQALDRLRNLSRKRETYVGEWLPEPLLTSPDVAEDVELAESVSIAMLTVLETLAPAERAVFVLREVFDVPYEEIAAALGKTQASTRQIAHRARAHVAARRPRMDVTSAEQQAVVEKFWAASRSADLQALLDVLAPDVVFVADGGGLAPAVRRPVTGATRVATMLTRFAALAPDAKFASIWLNGALGLRVEHNGQLDTTISISVENGRITHIYAIRNPDKLGRLQEVTQIRRDY
- a CDS encoding WS/DGAT/MGAT family O-acyltransferase, which codes for MAKWLSPLDAMFLYMETPDSMMHVGGLIEIEVTKGTAGEMSRQIRDELQEMSSAQPPWNRKLATPRFLKNPAHRWVVDTEFDAMYHLRRAALPTPGGERELGVLVSRLHSRPLDFRRPPWECYIIEGHESGNLIIYTKVHHSLVDGYTAVKMLMRSFSTTPDGPDEPFFFQIPPEPRRTKPVSDSSDESAPADQGSFVSAVAGHWMSARDIGKGLGRLARSRFRKHDPIITVLQAPRSILNGRIGRNRRFATQQYDFARLRAIADAANCTLNDVVLAVCGGGLRSYLQSIDALPEKSLVAFVPVNIRPKDDDGGGNMVGGMLASLGTDADNAEDRLRAVVSSTSAAKRQMENMTRAAIIGYTTYVGSPLMIQTGLAKMGLGRVIPPSFNVVISNVPGPAQPLYFRGNRLTSVYPVSFLMHGGPLNITCESYGETLNFGFVGCRDTLPRLQRLALACGESLDELEKAYVTP
- a CDS encoding alpha/beta fold hydrolase yields the protein MNWSQATTPDGQTFVYDDRGSGPLIVLWHGYPDTPNGWTSTAEALAAAGYRVITPWLRGYHPATVQQGRDYRPRTLAQETSRLLDALGEEDAIVVGHDFGALLTYGAAAYTPERVRAIVTVAIPHVSLMKPSLGLAWSARHFAELRLPWARQWVQRKDFKYISDEYRRWAPNWNGESRDRTLADTKKCFAEPGNLDGALAYYRQFNGQFGRIGHTIDKRGLAVGGTADLIPAEAVEATPSRLREGSTALIIEGAGHWPHRENESQFQGALLEFLASLE
- a CDS encoding DNA alkylation repair protein; its protein translation is MLARDIVAALQASQSDAELTIIRKRLGPDDEAFGVRMRILFDIAKAHTELPLAEVQRLLEHPAYEPRMAAFCILDFKARARAITPEQRKALYDCYLDNHDRITAWDMVDRAAPRVVGGYLAGKDVEPLYALARADDPLHRRTAITAPLFFVHAGSDTDIAAGFAIAELLAADPHPFAHKAVGIFLKHAGERDRGSLHQFLDRHAASMPRAAVRLAIEKLGKDERLQYLT